In the Helianthus annuus cultivar XRQ/B chromosome 11, HanXRQr2.0-SUNRISE, whole genome shotgun sequence genome, one interval contains:
- the LOC110939844 gene encoding GDSL esterase/lipase At2g31550, which yields MAFTFFIFVILLKLSNVDSTHNLTNLFKAVLVFGDSTADSGNNNYISTTFKADHRPYGLDFPGGIPTGRFSNGKLVPDFWVSLLGIKQTIPPYLKPNLSNYQIRTGVNFASAGSGYDGVTARVSGVIPMTKQLNYFKEYIKRLKKVVGLKEAKSIVKGALVSISAGTNDFTISYYDLRTRRDDFAIGGYQDFVLKKLQNFTRELYRLGCRTMVVSGLPPMGCLPIQMASRFTRTCLKEQNFDARIYNQKLKKMLPRIQSSLAGSRIMYADIYTPLMEMIHNPQNYGFTQTKIGCCGLGFLEAGPICTPFTPLCTNPSNHLFFDSIHPSEAAYRHVTKTLLKQIIRYMNNSGHSF from the exons ATGGCTTTCACCTTCTTTATCTTCGTTATACTTCTCAAACTCTCCAATGTCGACTCCACTCATAACCTCACCAATCTATTCAAGGCTGTCCTCGTTTTTGGCGACTCCACCGCTGATTCAGGCAACAACAACTACATATCCACCACATTCAAAGCCGACCATCGTCCATATGGCCTGGATTTTCCAGGCGGTATCCCTACTGGCCGGTTTTCTAATGGAAAACTTGTGCCAGATTTTTGGGTATCTTTATTGGGAATAAAACAAACAATTCCGCCATATCTGAAGCCGAATCTCTCAAATTACCAAATCCGTACCGGAGTCAACTTTGCTTCGGCCGGATCGGGTTACGATGGTGTAACAGCCCGGGTTTCTGGGGTGATTCCTATGACTAAACAGTTGAATTACTTTAAGGAGTATattaaaaggttgaagaaagttgtGGGGTTAAAAGAGGCAAAAAGTATAGTTAAAGGGGCATTAGTGTCTATTAGTGCTGGAACTAATGATTTCACCATTAGTTACTATGATCTACGTACAAGAAGAGATGATTTCGCTATTGGAGGGTACCAAGATTTTGTATTGAAGAAGCTTCAAAACTTCACCAGG GAACTCTACAGGCTGGGATGTCGAACAATGGTGGTTTCAGGGTTACCACCGATGGGGTGTTTACCAATTCAAATGGCGTCAAGATTCACAAGAACCTGCTTGAAGGAACAAAATTTTGATGCAAGAATTTATAATCAGAAGCTCAAGAAGATGTTACCGCGAATTCAATCTTCTCTAGCCGGAAGCCGGATTATGTATGCCGATATCTACACTCCGTTGATGGAGATGATTCACAATCCACAAAATTATG GATTTACCCAAACGAAAATTGGATGCTGTGGATTAGGGTTTTTGGAAGCAGGGCCAATATGTACACCTTTTACTCCATTATGTACAAACCCTTCAAACCACTTGTTTTTCGATAGCATTCATCCAAGCGAAGCTGCGTATCGTCACGTTACCAAAACCCTTCTGAAACAGATCATCCGTTACATGAATAACTCCGGTCATAGTTTCTGA